Proteins co-encoded in one Granulicella cerasi genomic window:
- a CDS encoding PQQ-dependent sugar dehydrogenase — MRTHTIALALSFATLATAAHSQTAPVLTGQAAFTDYSKEKPGVRRHLTLADLPKPMPESSVTNRPELVPRPEGAWPQAPAGFKVTEYATGDFVMPRLVRPAPNGDIFLADSGGGRDEDNGRVIVLRGVGADGKAAQREVFATNLDHPFGIAFFPADNPKWVYVANTTSVVRFPYKAGDMKASGPAEVVVRELPGYAKLTGGGHWTRDVVFTKDGQHMLISVGSASNVDDSDTHPTEFHRADVLEFTPDGKFEKIYAAGIRNCVGEAINPITGALWCSTNERDGLGDNLVPDYITSVPEDSFFGWPWWYMGGHQDPRHAGKHPELKDKVRTPDVILEPHFASLQMSFYPNINKRDADHAGNDFPVAFAGDAFAAEHGSWNRSKRTGYEVIRVPMKNGKATGEYEDFLTGFVTADGKVWGRPVGVTAANDGALIVTDDGSKTVWRVAYVGKK; from the coding sequence ATGCGAACCCACACGATCGCCCTCGCACTCAGCTTTGCGACGCTTGCCACGGCCGCGCACTCGCAAACCGCTCCGGTTCTTACCGGTCAAGCGGCCTTCACCGACTACAGCAAAGAGAAGCCCGGCGTTCGTCGCCACTTGACCCTGGCAGACCTGCCCAAGCCGATGCCCGAAAGCTCGGTAACGAATCGACCGGAGCTCGTGCCGCGCCCCGAAGGTGCGTGGCCACAAGCTCCCGCAGGCTTCAAGGTGACCGAGTACGCGACCGGCGACTTCGTGATGCCGCGCCTCGTGCGCCCTGCGCCGAACGGCGACATCTTCCTGGCTGACTCCGGCGGCGGACGCGATGAAGACAACGGCCGCGTCATCGTGCTGCGCGGCGTCGGCGCAGACGGCAAAGCAGCTCAGCGCGAGGTCTTCGCCACGAACCTCGATCATCCCTTCGGCATCGCGTTCTTTCCTGCCGACAACCCGAAGTGGGTTTACGTCGCAAACACGACCTCGGTGGTGCGCTTCCCCTACAAGGCGGGCGACATGAAGGCGAGCGGCCCCGCTGAAGTTGTGGTGAGGGAGCTGCCCGGCTACGCCAAGCTCACCGGCGGCGGCCACTGGACGCGCGATGTTGTCTTCACCAAAGACGGCCAGCACATGCTCATCAGCGTGGGTTCTGCGTCGAACGTCGATGACAGCGATACGCATCCCACCGAGTTCCACCGCGCAGACGTGCTCGAATTCACGCCTGACGGCAAGTTCGAGAAGATCTATGCCGCCGGCATCCGCAACTGCGTTGGCGAAGCGATCAATCCGATCACCGGTGCGCTATGGTGCTCCACAAACGAGCGCGACGGCCTCGGCGACAACCTCGTGCCGGACTACATCACCAGCGTGCCCGAGGACAGCTTCTTTGGCTGGCCGTGGTGGTACATGGGCGGCCATCAGGACCCGCGTCACGCAGGCAAGCATCCTGAACTGAAGGACAAGGTTCGCACGCCGGATGTGATCCTCGAACCGCACTTCGCATCGCTGCAGATGTCGTTCTACCCGAACATCAATAAACGCGACGCGGATCATGCTGGCAACGATTTCCCTGTGGCCTTTGCTGGCGATGCCTTCGCCGCAGAGCATGGCTCGTGGAACCGCTCCAAGCGCACAGGCTATGAAGTGATCCGCGTGCCGATGAAGAACGGCAAAGCAACTGGTGAGTATGAAGACTTCCTCACCGGCTTCGTGACCGCAGATGGCAAAGTATGGGGCCGCCCTGTCGGCGTTACGGCGGCGAATGACGGCGCGCTCATCGTCACCGATGACGGCTCGAAGACCGTATGGCGCGTTGCTTACGTCGGCAAGAAGTAA
- a CDS encoding DUF3037 domain-containing protein, whose amino-acid sequence MSERRAYNYAVIRVVPRVERDEFVNAGVILYSQQHKFLGMRVRVNEAKLRSLWPETPMEAICKHLDAAMKICEGAADGGPIAKLSMSERFQWLTSPRSTMIQISPVRTGLTSDPQRTLDHLAEDLIS is encoded by the coding sequence GTGTCCGAACGCAGAGCCTATAACTACGCCGTGATCCGCGTGGTGCCGCGCGTGGAGCGTGATGAGTTTGTGAACGCGGGCGTAATTCTCTACTCGCAGCAGCACAAGTTCCTCGGCATGCGTGTGCGCGTCAACGAAGCGAAGCTGCGCTCGCTGTGGCCGGAGACGCCAATGGAGGCGATTTGCAAGCATCTCGATGCGGCGATGAAAATTTGCGAGGGCGCGGCTGATGGTGGGCCGATCGCGAAGCTTTCGATGAGCGAACGCTTTCAGTGGTTGACCTCGCCGCGCAGCACGATGATTCAGATTTCACCGGTGCGAACGGGGCTGACGAGCGATCCGCAACGCACGCTCGATCATCTCGCGGAAGACCTCATCTCATAG
- a CDS encoding HipA family kinase, whose translation MMLERTHANRYMLSMREGGSMPALLGADDDRQYVVKLRGAGQGPRVLAAEFLVGEIARRLELRVPHLAGIELDAMFGKSEPDPEVRELFQRSAGLNLGLEYLPQSTVFDPVAGDRVSAQEASRVVWLDAFTRNVDRTPRNANLLMKDGRLWLIDHGASMIFHFHWPSAPQKAVDAFAPISQHILLPFASEIKAASAWAHERLTPSFLDELIAAIPDEFLPEDDGVSVADQREGYSRFFAERLKHSAIFEEEIRRVRTQSL comes from the coding sequence ATGATGTTGGAGCGGACACACGCGAACCGTTACATGCTCTCGATGCGTGAAGGCGGGTCGATGCCTGCGCTGCTCGGCGCGGATGATGATCGCCAGTATGTGGTGAAGCTGCGCGGCGCTGGGCAAGGGCCGCGCGTGCTGGCGGCGGAGTTTCTTGTCGGCGAAATCGCCCGGCGGCTTGAGCTGCGTGTGCCGCATCTCGCGGGCATTGAGCTCGATGCGATGTTCGGCAAGTCCGAGCCTGACCCTGAGGTGCGCGAGTTATTTCAGCGCTCGGCGGGGCTGAATCTTGGTCTGGAGTATCTGCCGCAGTCGACGGTGTTTGATCCTGTCGCGGGTGATCGTGTGTCGGCGCAGGAGGCGTCGCGTGTGGTGTGGCTCGATGCGTTTACGCGCAACGTAGACCGCACGCCGCGCAATGCGAATCTGCTGATGAAGGATGGGCGTTTGTGGCTCATCGATCATGGCGCGTCGATGATCTTTCACTTCCATTGGCCGAGCGCTCCGCAGAAGGCCGTGGATGCGTTCGCGCCGATCTCGCAGCACATTCTGCTGCCGTTCGCGAGTGAGATAAAAGCGGCTTCGGCATGGGCGCATGAACGGCTGACGCCTTCGTTTCTGGACGAACTGATCGCGGCGATTCCGGACGAGTTTTTGCCCGAGGACGATGGCGTTTCGGTCGCTGATCAGCGCGAAGGGTACTCCCGATTTTTTGCGGAGCGATTGAAGCACTCGGCTATCTTTGAAGAGGAGATTCGCCGTGTCCGAACGCAGAGCCTATAA
- a CDS encoding PspA/IM30 family protein — MALMERVAMLMRANVNDLIDRAEDPEKMLRQLVLDMENQLLQVKTQVAIAIADQHLLEKKRKEQDDLASEWSRKAELAVGKGQDDLARAALERSLSHTQMGEGFAQQYVDQTAEADALRVTYTKLEAKLKQTEAQCEMMAAQARRARMVSKANAATAATADAATKRTSPLQRLKAKLQNAEAENAASREMLTSESFSNESLEDRFAVLERDEKVERLLGELKQKQARMLEAG, encoded by the coding sequence ATGGCCCTGATGGAACGTGTTGCCATGTTGATGCGCGCGAATGTGAATGACCTGATTGATCGCGCGGAAGATCCGGAGAAGATGCTGCGGCAGTTGGTGCTCGATATGGAGAACCAGTTGTTGCAGGTGAAGACGCAGGTCGCCATCGCGATTGCCGATCAGCATTTGCTGGAGAAGAAACGCAAGGAGCAGGACGATCTTGCGAGTGAGTGGAGCCGTAAGGCCGAGCTTGCGGTAGGCAAGGGGCAGGATGATCTGGCGCGCGCGGCGTTGGAGCGTTCTCTCTCGCACACGCAGATGGGCGAAGGCTTTGCGCAGCAGTATGTCGATCAAACCGCAGAGGCAGATGCGTTGCGCGTGACGTACACGAAGCTTGAGGCGAAGTTGAAGCAGACCGAAGCGCAGTGCGAGATGATGGCTGCGCAGGCACGTCGCGCGCGCATGGTGAGCAAGGCGAACGCGGCTACGGCTGCGACTGCCGATGCGGCGACGAAGCGCACGTCGCCACTGCAACGCCTGAAGGCGAAGCTGCAAAACGCGGAAGCCGAGAACGCTGCAAGCCGCGAGATGCTGACCAGCGAAAGCTTCTCGAATGAATCGTTGGAAGATCGCTTCGCAGTGCTAGAGCGGGACGAAAAGGTGGAGCGTCTTTTGGGTGAGTTGAAACAGAAGCAGGCGCGAATGCTTGAGGCGGGCTGA
- a CDS encoding flotillin family protein — translation MSNTIVIVVGLCVLVLVGLMAVAASMYRKAGPNEALIRYGLGGPKVIIGHGAVVYPVVQHTRLLSLELMSFDVAPSQDLYTRQGVAVTVEAVAQIKVRSDNASIMTAAEQFLAKSPAEREGLIRLVMEGHLRGIIGQLTVEQIVKEPEMVGERMRATCSDDLSKMGLEVVSFTIREVRDKNEYITNMGRPDVARIRRDAEIAAAEAERDTAIRRAIALREAAVAKAAADQERVLAETQSLAKQAEAQRDLDVQKAQFTEIARRQEAQADKAYELQTNVMQQKVIAEQVKVQQVEKEAQVKVQEAEIARNEKELIATVLKRSEIEKQRIENMANAERARIVAEAEGRAQAIRTQGEAEASIIFQKGEAEAKAMNVKAEAYQEWSQAAVVDKLLTNMAEVVRAMAEPLSNVDKITIVSTGDGKTVGAHKLTGEITEIAAQVPALFEALSGMKMSDLMSNVKEMATRPTDKPTSVKPTIEGEKKES, via the coding sequence ATGTCGAACACGATTGTGATCGTTGTTGGATTATGTGTGTTGGTACTGGTCGGCCTGATGGCCGTTGCCGCGAGCATGTATCGCAAGGCTGGCCCGAACGAGGCGCTGATTCGCTATGGTCTTGGCGGACCGAAGGTGATCATCGGCCACGGTGCGGTGGTGTACCCGGTGGTGCAGCATACGCGCTTGCTTTCGCTCGAATTGATGAGCTTTGATGTGGCTCCGTCGCAGGACCTCTACACGAGGCAAGGCGTTGCGGTGACGGTGGAAGCTGTCGCGCAGATCAAGGTGCGCTCGGACAACGCCAGCATCATGACGGCCGCAGAGCAGTTTCTGGCGAAGTCGCCTGCGGAACGCGAAGGCTTGATTCGTCTCGTGATGGAAGGTCATCTGCGCGGCATCATCGGTCAGCTCACGGTCGAGCAGATTGTGAAAGAGCCGGAGATGGTCGGCGAGCGTATGCGCGCTACCTGCTCGGATGACTTGAGCAAGATGGGCCTTGAGGTGGTGTCGTTCACGATTCGCGAGGTGCGCGATAAGAATGAATACATCACGAACATGGGTCGTCCGGACGTGGCTCGTATTCGTCGCGACGCTGAGATTGCGGCTGCAGAAGCTGAGCGCGATACGGCGATTCGTCGCGCGATTGCGCTGCGTGAAGCGGCTGTAGCGAAGGCCGCTGCGGACCAGGAGCGCGTGCTTGCGGAGACGCAGTCGTTGGCCAAGCAGGCCGAAGCGCAGCGTGATCTGGATGTGCAGAAGGCTCAGTTCACTGAGATTGCACGTCGCCAGGAAGCGCAGGCCGATAAAGCCTACGAACTGCAGACGAATGTGATGCAGCAGAAGGTGATCGCCGAGCAGGTGAAGGTGCAGCAGGTCGAGAAGGAAGCGCAGGTCAAGGTGCAGGAAGCCGAGATTGCGCGTAACGAGAAGGAGCTGATTGCGACTGTCTTGAAGCGTTCGGAGATTGAGAAGCAGCGCATCGAGAACATGGCAAACGCTGAACGTGCTCGTATCGTTGCCGAGGCCGAAGGTCGTGCTCAGGCGATTCGTACGCAGGGTGAAGCGGAAGCTTCGATCATCTTCCAGAAGGGTGAGGCGGAAGCGAAGGCGATGAACGTGAAGGCCGAAGCGTATCAGGAATGGTCGCAGGCTGCGGTTGTCGACAAGCTGCTGACGAACATGGCGGAAGTCGTACGTGCGATGGCGGAACCGCTGTCGAACGTGGACAAGATCACCATCGTTTCGACAGGCGACGGCAAGACGGTGGGCGCGCACAAGCTCACCGGCGAGATCACCGAGATTGCGGCACAGGTGCCTGCGTTGTTTGAGGCGCTGAGCGGCATGAAGATGAGCGATCTCATGTCGAACGTGAAGGAGATGGCGACGCGTCCCACGGACAAGCCGACCAGCGTGAAGCCCACGATCGAGGGCGAGAAGAAGGAAAGCTAA